One genomic region from Quercus robur chromosome 4, dhQueRobu3.1, whole genome shotgun sequence encodes:
- the LOC126721052 gene encoding 36.4 kDa proline-rich protein-like isoform X2 — MAKCTSPILLILLLNFGTLLTSLALPYCPPPEYPPKFPPQPPHVKPPVKPPHVKPPVKPPHVKPPVKPPHVKPPVKPPHVKPPVKPPHVKPPVKPPHVKPPVKPPHVKPPVKPPHVKPPVKPPHPPKPPVYPPKPPVYPPKPPVYPPKPPVYPPKPPVYPPKPPVLPPKPPVYPPKPPVLPPKPPVLPPKPPVYPPKPPVYPPKPPVLPPKPPVYPPKPPVFPPKPPVLPPKPPVYPPYVPNPPVVPPVVPKPPPTPLPPVVPIPPVVPKPPPTPISPVVPNPPVVPKPPPTETPCPPPPPPETPCPPPPPIVTPPPQETCPIDTLKLGACVDVLGGLVHIGIGSSAKDACCPVLQGLVDLDAAVCLCTTIKAKLLNISIVIPIALEVLVDCGKTPPQGFKCA, encoded by the exons ATGGCAAAGTGTACTTCGCCTATACTCTTAATCCTCCTACTAAACTTTGGTACATTGCTCACTTCTCTTGCTTTACCTTACTGTCCTCCTCCCGAATACCCACCAAAGTTCCCACCCCAACCACCACATGTTAAACCACCAGTAAAACCACCACATGTTAAGCCTCCAGTGAAGCCACCCCATGTTAAACCACCAGTAAAACCACCCCATGTTAAGCCTCCAGTGAAGCCACCCCATGTTAAGCCACCAGTAAAACCACCACATGTTAAGCCTCCAGTGAAGCCACCCCATGTTAAACCACCAGTAAAGCCACCCCATGTTAAGCCACCAGTAAAGCCACCGCACGTTAAGCCACCAGTAAAGCCACCCCACCCACCCAAACCTCCAGTATATCCCCCCAAGCCACCAGTATATCCCCCCAAACCTCCAGTATATCCACCCAAACCTCCAGTATATCCACCCAAACCACCAGTATATCCACCCAAGCCACCTGTACTTCCACCCAAGCCACCAGTATATCCTCCCAAACCACCTGTACTTCCACCCAAGCCACCTGTACTTCCACCCAAGCCACCAGTATATCCACCCAAACCACCGGTATATCCCCCCAAACCTCCAGTACTTCCACCCAAGCCACCTGTATATCCACCCAAGCCTCCTGTATTTCCAC CTAAACCTCCAGTACTTCCACCTAAGCCTCCAGTATATCCACCTTATGTCCCCAATCCACCAGTTGTTCCTCCAGTAGTGCctaaaccaccaccaacaccattGCCACCAGTGGTACCAATACCCCCAGTGGTGCctaaaccaccaccaacaccaatatCACCGGTGGTGCCAAACCCACCAGTTGTTCCAAAGCCACCTCCAACTGAAACCCCTtgtcctccaccaccaccacctgaAACCCCATgtcctccaccacctcctatTGTGACTCCACCACCACAAGAAACATGTCCCATTGACACTCTAAAGCTAGGTGCATGTGTGGACGTGTTAGGTGGGCTTGTTCACATAGGAATTGGTAGTAGCGCTAAGGATGCATGCTGTCCAGTGCTACAAGGACTTGTGGACCTGGATGCTGCTGTATGCCTTTGCACCACTATAAAAGCTAAGCTTTTGAATATTAGTATCGTCATTCCCATTGCTCTTGAAGTCCTAGTTGATTGTGGCAAGACTCCACCACAAGGGTTCAAATGTGCCTAA
- the LOC126721052 gene encoding 36.4 kDa proline-rich protein-like isoform X1 translates to MAKCTSPILLILLLNFGTLLTSLALPYCPPPEYPPKFPPQPPHVKPPVKPPHVKPPVKPPHVKPPVKPPHVKPPVKPPHVKPPVKPPHVKPPVKPPHVKPPVKPPHVKPPVKPPHVKPPVKPPHPPKPPVYPPKPPVYPPKPPVYPPKPPVYPPKPPVYPPKPPVLPPKPPVYPPKPPVLPPKPPVLPPKPPVYPPKPPVYPPKPPVLPPKPPVYPPKPPVFPPKPPVLPPKPPVFPPKPPVLPPKPPVYPPYVPNPPVVPPVVPKPPPTPLPPVVPIPPVVPKPPPTPISPVVPNPPVVPKPPPTETPCPPPPPPETPCPPPPPIVTPPPQETCPIDTLKLGACVDVLGGLVHIGIGSSAKDACCPVLQGLVDLDAAVCLCTTIKAKLLNISIVIPIALEVLVDCGKTPPQGFKCA, encoded by the coding sequence ATGGCAAAGTGTACTTCGCCTATACTCTTAATCCTCCTACTAAACTTTGGTACATTGCTCACTTCTCTTGCTTTACCTTACTGTCCTCCTCCCGAATACCCACCAAAGTTCCCACCCCAACCACCACATGTTAAACCACCAGTAAAACCACCACATGTTAAGCCTCCAGTGAAGCCACCCCATGTTAAACCACCAGTAAAACCACCCCATGTTAAGCCTCCAGTGAAGCCACCCCATGTTAAGCCACCAGTAAAACCACCACATGTTAAGCCTCCAGTGAAGCCACCCCATGTTAAACCACCAGTAAAGCCACCCCATGTTAAGCCACCAGTAAAGCCACCGCACGTTAAGCCACCAGTAAAGCCACCCCACCCACCCAAACCTCCAGTATATCCCCCCAAGCCACCAGTATATCCCCCCAAACCTCCAGTATATCCACCCAAACCTCCAGTATATCCACCCAAACCACCAGTATATCCACCCAAGCCACCTGTACTTCCACCCAAGCCACCAGTATATCCTCCCAAACCACCTGTACTTCCACCCAAGCCACCTGTACTTCCACCCAAGCCACCAGTATATCCACCCAAACCACCGGTATATCCCCCCAAACCTCCAGTACTTCCACCCAAGCCACCTGTATATCCACCCAAGCCTCCTGTATTTCCACCTAAGCCTCCAGTACTTCCACCCAAGCCTCCTGTATTTCCACCTAAACCTCCAGTACTTCCACCTAAGCCTCCAGTATATCCACCTTATGTCCCCAATCCACCAGTTGTTCCTCCAGTAGTGCctaaaccaccaccaacaccattGCCACCAGTGGTACCAATACCCCCAGTGGTGCctaaaccaccaccaacaccaatatCACCGGTGGTGCCAAACCCACCAGTTGTTCCAAAGCCACCTCCAACTGAAACCCCTtgtcctccaccaccaccacctgaAACCCCATgtcctccaccacctcctatTGTGACTCCACCACCACAAGAAACATGTCCCATTGACACTCTAAAGCTAGGTGCATGTGTGGACGTGTTAGGTGGGCTTGTTCACATAGGAATTGGTAGTAGCGCTAAGGATGCATGCTGTCCAGTGCTACAAGGACTTGTGGACCTGGATGCTGCTGTATGCCTTTGCACCACTATAAAAGCTAAGCTTTTGAATATTAGTATCGTCATTCCCATTGCTCTTGAAGTCCTAGTTGATTGTGGCAAGACTCCACCACAAGGGTTCAAATGTGCCTAA
- the LOC126721052 gene encoding 36.4 kDa proline-rich protein-like isoform X3, with amino-acid sequence MAKCTSPILLILLLNFGTLLTSLALPYCPPPEYPPKFPPQPPHVKPPVKPPHVKPPVKPPHVKPPVKPPHVKPPVKPPHVKPPVKPPHVKPPVKPPHVKPPVKPPHVKPPVKPPHVKPPVKPPHPPKPPVYPPKPPVYPPKPPVYPPKPPVLPPKPPVYPPKPPVLPPKPPVLPPKPPVYPPKPPVYPPKPPVLPPKPPVYPPKPPVFPPKPPVLPPKPPVFPPKPPVLPPKPPVYPPYVPNPPVVPPVVPKPPPTPLPPVVPIPPVVPKPPPTPISPVVPNPPVVPKPPPTETPCPPPPPPETPCPPPPPIVTPPPQETCPIDTLKLGACVDVLGGLVHIGIGSSAKDACCPVLQGLVDLDAAVCLCTTIKAKLLNISIVIPIALEVLVDCGKTPPQGFKCA; translated from the exons ATGGCAAAGTGTACTTCGCCTATACTCTTAATCCTCCTACTAAACTTTGGTACATTGCTCACTTCTCTTGCTTTACCTTACTGTCCTCCTCCCGAATACCCACCAAAGTTCCCACCCCAACCACCACATGTTAAACCACCAGTAAAACCACCACATGTTAAGCCTCCAGTGAAGCCACCCCATGTTAAACCACCAGTAAAACCACCCCATGTTAAGCCTCCAGTGAAGCCACCCCATGTTAAGCCACCAGTAAAACCACCACATGTTAAGCCTCCAGTGAAGCCACCCCATGTTAAACCACCAGTAAAGCCACCCCATGTTAAGCCACCAGTAAAGCCACCGCACGTTAAGCCACCAGTAAAGCCACCCCACCCACCCAAACCTCCAGTATATCCCCCCAAGCCACCAGTATATCCCCCCAAAC CACCAGTATATCCACCCAAGCCACCTGTACTTCCACCCAAGCCACCAGTATATCCTCCCAAACCACCTGTACTTCCACCCAAGCCACCTGTACTTCCACCCAAGCCACCAGTATATCCACCCAAACCACCGGTATATCCCCCCAAACCTCCAGTACTTCCACCCAAGCCACCTGTATATCCACCCAAGCCTCCTGTATTTCCACCTAAGCCTCCAGTACTTCCACCCAAGCCTCCTGTATTTCCACCTAAACCTCCAGTACTTCCACCTAAGCCTCCAGTATATCCACCTTATGTCCCCAATCCACCAGTTGTTCCTCCAGTAGTGCctaaaccaccaccaacaccattGCCACCAGTGGTACCAATACCCCCAGTGGTGCctaaaccaccaccaacaccaatatCACCGGTGGTGCCAAACCCACCAGTTGTTCCAAAGCCACCTCCAACTGAAACCCCTtgtcctccaccaccaccacctgaAACCCCATgtcctccaccacctcctatTGTGACTCCACCACCACAAGAAACATGTCCCATTGACACTCTAAAGCTAGGTGCATGTGTGGACGTGTTAGGTGGGCTTGTTCACATAGGAATTGGTAGTAGCGCTAAGGATGCATGCTGTCCAGTGCTACAAGGACTTGTGGACCTGGATGCTGCTGTATGCCTTTGCACCACTATAAAAGCTAAGCTTTTGAATATTAGTATCGTCATTCCCATTGCTCTTGAAGTCCTAGTTGATTGTGGCAAGACTCCACCACAAGGGTTCAAATGTGCCTAA